The genomic stretch TGTAAGAAGTGTAGGAGAATTGCTTGCTATACAAATAAAAGCTGGATTTACTAGAATGGAGCGTATAGCCAAAGAAAGAATGCAAATGCAGGATATGGAAGCAGTAACTCCTCAGTCTCTTGTAAGTATTAAACTTATACAGGCTGTAATAAAAGAGTTTTATGGTACAAGCCAATTATCTCAGTTCATGGATCAGAACAATCCATTATCAGAGATTACACATAAAAGAAGATTAAACGCTTTAGGTCCGGGCGGTCTTACTAGAGACAGAGCAGGTTTTGAAGTAAGAGACGTACACCATACTCACTATGGTAAAATATGTCCTATTGAAACTCCTGAAGGACCAAATATCGGACTTATAGTTTCACTTGCTACTTACGCTAAAATTAATAAACATGGATTCTTAGAAACTCCATATAGAAAAGTTATAGACGGAAAAGTAACAGATGAAATAGAATACTTAACAGCACATGATGAAGAGAGATATCATATTGCTGATGCTAATGCTCCTTTAAACGAAGACGGAACATTTAAAGAAAATCTTATATCAACAAGATATAGAAGTGAATTTCCATATTCTTCACCAGATCAGGTTCAGTATATGGACGTTTCACCTCAGCAGATAGTTTCTCTTTCAAGTTCATTAATACCGTTCTTGGAGCATGACGATGCTAACAGAGCTTTAATGGGTTCAAACATGCAGCGTCAAAGTGTTCCTTTGCTTTATCCTGAAGCTCCTATAGTGGGAACAGGTGTAGAGGCAAAAATTTGTCAGCCTGGTACTGGAATAGCAGTACATGCAAAAAGAGCTGGAAAAGTTATAAAAGTTGTACATGATGAAATTATAATTAAACCTACAAAACAAAACAGCGATGATGATTTTGATGTTTATGAATTAGTAAAATATCAAAGAACTAACCAAGATACTAATTATCATCAAAGACCTGTAGTAAATGTGGGCGATGTAGTTAAGGCTGGAGGACTTCTAGCTGACGGACCTGCAACTGACCATGGTGAGTTAGCACTTGGAAGAAATGTCTTAGCTGCTTTCATGATCTTTGAAGGATACAACTTTGAGGACGCTATACTTCTAAGCAGAAGATTAGTTCAGGAAGATGTATTTACTTCCATTCACATAGAAGAGTTTTCTGTAGAAGCTCGTGAAACAAAATTAGATAAAGAAAATATAACTAGAGATATACCTAATGTATCAGATTCGGCTTTCAAAAACCTAGATGAGAGAGGAATTGTAAGAATAGGTGCCAAAGTAAAAGCAGGCGATATATTAGTAGGTAAAGTAACTCCAAAAGGTGAAACTGAAATAACTCCGGAATACAGACTTCTTCACTCAATATTCGGTGAAAAGGCAAGAGATGTAAAAGATACTTCTTTAAGAGTGCCTCATGGTAAAGAGGGTACTGTTATAGATGTAAGAGTGTACAGCAGAGAAAACGGAGATGAATTAAAGCCGGGTGTAGAAGAAGTAGTAAAAGTATTCTTAGCTAAAAAACGTATAATACAGGAAGGCGATAAAATGGCAGGCCGTCACGGTAACAAAGGGGTTGTTGCTAGAATTATGCCTATAGAGGATATGCCTTTCTTAGAAGACGGTACTCCAGTAGATATATGTCTTAACCCATTAGGTGTACCTTCACGTATGAATATAGGTCAGGTAATTGAGATGTTACTTGGTTGGTCTGGTCATAAAATGGGACTTAAATATGCTTGTCCAGTATTTGAAGGACCAAAAGAAGAGGCTTTGAGAGAGGCATTTGTTACAAGCGGTATGAATCCTAATGGAAAGGTTAGACTTTATGATGGAAGAACAGGAGAGCCTTTCAAAAATGAAGTAGCTGTTGGATACATGTATATGCTTAAACTTAATCACTTGGTTGAAGATAAAGTACATGCTAGAAGTACAGGTCCTTACTCACTCGTTACTCAGCAGCCTTTGGGAGGTAAATCTCAGTTTGGAGGTCAGCGTTTAGGAGAGATGGAAGTTTGGGCATTAGAGGCTTATGGAGCTGCAAATATGCTTCAGGAGTTCTTAACTGTTAAATCAGATGATATGACAGGACGTGCTAGAATATATGAATCTATTGTTAAAGG from Brachyspira murdochii DSM 12563 encodes the following:
- the rpoB gene encoding DNA-directed RNA polymerase subunit beta, producing the protein MANNIQIDNKVYPERGVEFAKKYRIENGRVNFSRSASVIEPPDLLAIQKESYESFLQKDVPENKRKNEGLQEVLTSIFPIVASNEKMQIEFISYSIGEPKITEKEARRRDKTYAYPFKIKVQLTVRDPERIIEQEIFVGDIPAMTDRGTFIINGAERVVVSQIHRSPGVVFNRSDRDAMFVAKIIPDRGTWLEFELDTKKDIMYVRIDRKKKLPVTVFLRAIGITTNEEILKLFYEVDNISLEKLSDEDAKEALIGRRSYSTVFDTENPDEIILNPGELINPNLAERLLMSGIKEISVLNMEAIKDNVTIINTLDKDTTKNQEEACTKIYNVIRPGEPALIENVVRTCNDLVFDPKLYALGDVGRYKINKRLNFPESEQDKVLRHKDIIETIRFLIKVFINEEQLDDIDHLGNRRVRSVGELLAIQIKAGFTRMERIAKERMQMQDMEAVTPQSLVSIKLIQAVIKEFYGTSQLSQFMDQNNPLSEITHKRRLNALGPGGLTRDRAGFEVRDVHHTHYGKICPIETPEGPNIGLIVSLATYAKINKHGFLETPYRKVIDGKVTDEIEYLTAHDEERYHIADANAPLNEDGTFKENLISTRYRSEFPYSSPDQVQYMDVSPQQIVSLSSSLIPFLEHDDANRALMGSNMQRQSVPLLYPEAPIVGTGVEAKICQPGTGIAVHAKRAGKVIKVVHDEIIIKPTKQNSDDDFDVYELVKYQRTNQDTNYHQRPVVNVGDVVKAGGLLADGPATDHGELALGRNVLAAFMIFEGYNFEDAILLSRRLVQEDVFTSIHIEEFSVEARETKLDKENITRDIPNVSDSAFKNLDERGIVRIGAKVKAGDILVGKVTPKGETEITPEYRLLHSIFGEKARDVKDTSLRVPHGKEGTVIDVRVYSRENGDELKPGVEEVVKVFLAKKRIIQEGDKMAGRHGNKGVVARIMPIEDMPFLEDGTPVDICLNPLGVPSRMNIGQVIEMLLGWSGHKMGLKYACPVFEGPKEEALREAFVTSGMNPNGKVRLYDGRTGEPFKNEVAVGYMYMLKLNHLVEDKVHARSTGPYSLVTQQPLGGKSQFGGQRLGEMEVWALEAYGAANMLQEFLTVKSDDMTGRARIYESIVKGDVISSPGIPESFNVLVQELRGLGLNITIHDEEGNQLPSTEKELRQKTKKKTQIFK